Proteins from a single region of Seriola aureovittata isolate HTS-2021-v1 ecotype China chromosome 9, ASM2101889v1, whole genome shotgun sequence:
- the ttll10 gene encoding protein polyglycylase TTLL10 isoform X4, whose translation MCVTLELQSLLQLEVMSSETRVESCSEGQGEDARLERKQDEETDREEVEVPCEENHPTESLRQEESSSLDHSDTYVVTSEGGVEEETKESRARGSGVCSVERHVRRSLPRGLSTCSFPGKDRERQAEEPRGPGPFYYFGGTNGAEIVSSYCESRGWKRIHNKHREDFKLKWCETKSSANYCNFREGEQLVYQVPNNKVLTTKIGLLSSLREYERVSSKVNHGRGLRRLKMEEFMPTTFRMDVREERDAFFAQQEGVRNNEGRMWICKPTGLNQGRGIFLLKSQEELTAFRLKLQHLEESQAHRRMRHCRPQARIVQQYIQSPLLLKGKKFDVRSYLLIACTAPYMVFFRHGYVRLTCDLYDPSSNNLSAHLTNQYMQKKNPLYSQLKEDTVWSMENFNTYVNDRFRVAKGLPRDWVLGAFARRMQQIMKQCFFAVKSKLDRRLGLFDLIGCDFMVDEGFKVWLLEMNCNPALHTNCKVLKEVIPSTVVETMDLTLEIFNKCRLRQRILPLSGQREFVLLYSGASPPGSEPTCNKRKTTKKTQKTEARRCKSGVEGKNASPASPGNVSGSGEGRGSSKSGLHRSASTATSPLFQNSSSVQRPSHSDSSLQTVRSKTPGPRVHLKLTTCTLRHHPKAADDPKLLTLALETRPFPPCARTPVREDGREGGEEAGEEELREEPESLVFVRKEEV comes from the exons ATGTGTGTGACACTGGAGTTGCAG TCTCTGCTCCAGCTCGAGGTCATGTCATCTGAGACCAGGGTGGAGTCCTGCAGCGAGGGCCAGGGAGAGGACGCCAGgctggagaggaaacaagatgaGGAAACAGatagagaggaagtggaggttCCCTGTGAGGAAAACCATCCCACAGAAAGCCTGAGGCAAGAGGAGTCTTCGTCACTCGACCATAGTGACACGTATGTAGTGACATCAGAAGgcggagtggaggaggagacgaaAGAGAGCCGAGCTCGAGGGTCAG GTGTGTGTTCGGTGGAGCGACATGTCCGCAGGTCCCTCCCAAGGGGCTTGTCGACCTGCTCTTTCCCAGGCAAGGACAGGGAGCGGCAGGCAGAGGAGCCACGAGGGCCTGGCCCTTTCTACTACTTCGGAGGAACTAATGGggctgaaat AGTGAGCAGCTACTGTGAGAGCAGAGGATGGAAGAGGATTCACAACAAGCACAGGGAGGACTTTAAACTCAAGTGGTGTGAAACCAAATCATCAGCCAACTACTGCAACTTCAGAGaag GTGAACAGTTGGTGTACCAGGTTCCTAACAACAAGGTGCTGACCACTAAGATCGGCCTCCTCAGCAGTCTGCGAGAGTACGAGCGAGTCAGCAGCAAAGTCAACCACGGCCGAGGACTGAG GAGGCTGAAAATGGAAGAGTTCATGCCCACCACCTTCCGCATGGAcgtgagggaagagagagacgCCTTCTTCGCCCAGCAGGAGG GTGTGAGGAACAACGAGGGTCGCATGTGGATCTGTAAACCCACGGGTCTGAACCAGGGCAGAGGGATCTTTCTGCTGAAGAGCCAGGAAGAGCTGACCGCCTTCAGACTGAAGCTGCAGCACCTCGAGGAGAGTCAGGCCCACAGGAGGATGCGTCACTGCCGGCCTCAGGCTCGCATCGTCCAACA GTACATTCAGAGCCCGCTGCTGCTGAAGGGGAAGAAGTTTGACGTTCGCTCTTACCTGCTGATCGCCTGCACCGCACCTTACATGGTCTTCTTCCGCCACGGTTATGTGCGACTGACCTGCGACCTCTACGACCCCAGCTCCAACAACCTCTCCGCCCACCTGACCAATCAG TACATGCAGAAGAAGAACCCGCTGTACAGCCAGCTGAAGGAGGACACTGTGTGGTCCATGGAGAACTTCAACACCTACGTCAACGACAGGTTTCGCGTTGCCAAGGGTCTGCCCAGGGACTGGGTGCTGGGCGCCTTCGCA AGGCGGATGCAGCAGATCATGAAGCAGTGCTTCTTTGCGGTCAAATCCAAGTTAGACCGCCGCCTCGGCCTCTTCGACCTGATCGGCTGCGACTTCATGGTGGACGAGGGCTTCAAG GTGTGGCTGCTGGAGATGAACTGTAACCCAGCTCTCCACACGAACTGCAAGGTCCTGAAGGAGGTGATACCCAGCACTGTTGTGGAGACGATGg ATTTGACTCTGGAGATCTTCAACAAGTGTCGTCTCCGGCAGAGGATCCTTCCTTTGTCCGGTCAGAGGGAGTTTGTGCTGCTCTACAGTGGAGCTTCACCTCCGGGGTCAGAGCCGACCTGCAACAAGAGAAAAACCACCAAAAAGACCCAGAAGACTGAAGCCAGGAGGTGTAAGTCGGGAGTTGAGGGTAAAAATGCGTCCCCAGCATCCCCTGGTAACGTCTCAGGGAGCGGTGAAGGACGGGGCAGTTCAAAGTCTGGCCTCCATCGCTCCGCTTCCACCGCCACCTCGCCTCTCTTTCAAAACTCATCATCAGTGCAGAGACCTTCACATTCAGACAGCAGCTTACAGACGGTGAGGAGTAAGACCCCCGGGCCTCGGGTCCATCTCAAGCTCACCACGTGCACTTTGCGTCACCACCCGAAGGCCGCGGACGACCCGAAGCTGTTGACGCTGGCGCTCGAGACGAGGCCGTTCCCTCCTTGTGCCAGAACTCCAGTGCGTGAGGATGGacgagaaggaggagaggaagcggGTGAGGAGGAGCTCAGAGAGGAGCCGGAGAGTTTAGTGTTTgtgaggaaagaggaagtgTGA
- the ttll10 gene encoding protein polyglycylase TTLL10 isoform X1 yields the protein MCVTLELQSLLQLEVMSSETRVESCSEGQGEDARLERKQDEETDREEVEVPCEENHPTESLRQEESSSLDHSDTYVVTSEGGVEEETKESRARGSGVCSVERHVRRSLPRGLSTCSFPGKDRERQAEEPRGPGPFYYFGGTNGAEIVSSYCESRGWKRIHNKHREDFKLKWCETKSSANYCNFREGEQLVYQVPNNKVLTTKIGLLSSLREYERVSSKVNHGRGLRRLKMEEFMPTTFRMDVREERDAFFAQQEGVRNNEGRMWICKPTGLNQGRGIFLLKSQEELTAFRLKLQHLEESQAHRRMRHCRPQARIVQQYIQSPLLLKGKKFDVRSYLLIACTAPYMVFFRHGYVRLTCDLYDPSSNNLSAHLTNQYMQKKNPLYSQLKEDTVWSMENFNTYVNDRFRVAKGLPRDWVLGAFARRMQQIMKQCFFAVKSKLDRRLGLFDLIGCDFMVDEGFKVGEAARERLNGGQRSTRVSERRPLCWSSQVWLLEMNCNPALHTNCKVLKEVIPSTVVETMDLTLEIFNKCRLRQRILPLSGQREFVLLYSGASPPGSEPTCNKRKTTKKTQKTEARRCKSGVEGKNASPASPGNVSGSGEGRGSSKSGLHRSASTATSPLFQNSSSVQRPSHSDSSLQTVRSKTPGPRVHLKLTTCTLRHHPKAADDPKLLTLALETRPFPPCARTPVREDGREGGEEAGEEELREEPESLVFVRKEEV from the exons ATGTGTGTGACACTGGAGTTGCAG TCTCTGCTCCAGCTCGAGGTCATGTCATCTGAGACCAGGGTGGAGTCCTGCAGCGAGGGCCAGGGAGAGGACGCCAGgctggagaggaaacaagatgaGGAAACAGatagagaggaagtggaggttCCCTGTGAGGAAAACCATCCCACAGAAAGCCTGAGGCAAGAGGAGTCTTCGTCACTCGACCATAGTGACACGTATGTAGTGACATCAGAAGgcggagtggaggaggagacgaaAGAGAGCCGAGCTCGAGGGTCAG GTGTGTGTTCGGTGGAGCGACATGTCCGCAGGTCCCTCCCAAGGGGCTTGTCGACCTGCTCTTTCCCAGGCAAGGACAGGGAGCGGCAGGCAGAGGAGCCACGAGGGCCTGGCCCTTTCTACTACTTCGGAGGAACTAATGGggctgaaat AGTGAGCAGCTACTGTGAGAGCAGAGGATGGAAGAGGATTCACAACAAGCACAGGGAGGACTTTAAACTCAAGTGGTGTGAAACCAAATCATCAGCCAACTACTGCAACTTCAGAGaag GTGAACAGTTGGTGTACCAGGTTCCTAACAACAAGGTGCTGACCACTAAGATCGGCCTCCTCAGCAGTCTGCGAGAGTACGAGCGAGTCAGCAGCAAAGTCAACCACGGCCGAGGACTGAG GAGGCTGAAAATGGAAGAGTTCATGCCCACCACCTTCCGCATGGAcgtgagggaagagagagacgCCTTCTTCGCCCAGCAGGAGG GTGTGAGGAACAACGAGGGTCGCATGTGGATCTGTAAACCCACGGGTCTGAACCAGGGCAGAGGGATCTTTCTGCTGAAGAGCCAGGAAGAGCTGACCGCCTTCAGACTGAAGCTGCAGCACCTCGAGGAGAGTCAGGCCCACAGGAGGATGCGTCACTGCCGGCCTCAGGCTCGCATCGTCCAACA GTACATTCAGAGCCCGCTGCTGCTGAAGGGGAAGAAGTTTGACGTTCGCTCTTACCTGCTGATCGCCTGCACCGCACCTTACATGGTCTTCTTCCGCCACGGTTATGTGCGACTGACCTGCGACCTCTACGACCCCAGCTCCAACAACCTCTCCGCCCACCTGACCAATCAG TACATGCAGAAGAAGAACCCGCTGTACAGCCAGCTGAAGGAGGACACTGTGTGGTCCATGGAGAACTTCAACACCTACGTCAACGACAGGTTTCGCGTTGCCAAGGGTCTGCCCAGGGACTGGGTGCTGGGCGCCTTCGCA AGGCGGATGCAGCAGATCATGAAGCAGTGCTTCTTTGCGGTCAAATCCAAGTTAGACCGCCGCCTCGGCCTCTTCGACCTGATCGGCTGCGACTTCATGGTGGACGAGGGCTTCAAGGTGGGTGAGGCGGCGCGTGAACGTCTGAacggaggtcagaggtcaacgcGTGTGAGTGAACGACGTCCTCTCTGTTGGTCCTCACAGGTGTGGCTGCTGGAGATGAACTGTAACCCAGCTCTCCACACGAACTGCAAGGTCCTGAAGGAGGTGATACCCAGCACTGTTGTGGAGACGATGg ATTTGACTCTGGAGATCTTCAACAAGTGTCGTCTCCGGCAGAGGATCCTTCCTTTGTCCGGTCAGAGGGAGTTTGTGCTGCTCTACAGTGGAGCTTCACCTCCGGGGTCAGAGCCGACCTGCAACAAGAGAAAAACCACCAAAAAGACCCAGAAGACTGAAGCCAGGAGGTGTAAGTCGGGAGTTGAGGGTAAAAATGCGTCCCCAGCATCCCCTGGTAACGTCTCAGGGAGCGGTGAAGGACGGGGCAGTTCAAAGTCTGGCCTCCATCGCTCCGCTTCCACCGCCACCTCGCCTCTCTTTCAAAACTCATCATCAGTGCAGAGACCTTCACATTCAGACAGCAGCTTACAGACGGTGAGGAGTAAGACCCCCGGGCCTCGGGTCCATCTCAAGCTCACCACGTGCACTTTGCGTCACCACCCGAAGGCCGCGGACGACCCGAAGCTGTTGACGCTGGCGCTCGAGACGAGGCCGTTCCCTCCTTGTGCCAGAACTCCAGTGCGTGAGGATGGacgagaaggaggagaggaagcggGTGAGGAGGAGCTCAGAGAGGAGCCGGAGAGTTTAGTGTTTgtgaggaaagaggaagtgTGA
- the ttll10 gene encoding protein polyglycylase TTLL10 isoform X5 translates to MCVTLELQSLLQLEVMSSETRVESCSEGQGEDARLERKQDEETDREEVEVPCEENHPTESLRQEESSSLDHSDTYVVTSEGGVEEETKESRARGSGVCSVERHVRRSLPRGLSTCSFPGKDRERQAEEPRGPGPFYYFGGTNGAEIVSSYCESRGWKRIHNKHREDFKLKWCETKSSANYCNFREGEQLVYQVPNNKVLTTKIGLLSSLREYERVSSKVNHGRGLRRLKMEEFMPTTFRMDVREERDAFFAQQEGVRNNEGRMWICKPTGLNQGRGIFLLKSQEELTAFRLKLQHLEESQAHRRMRHCRPQARIVQQYIQSPLLLKGKKFDVRSYLLIACTAPYMVFFRHGYVRLTCDLYDPSSNNLSAHLTNQYMQKKNPLYSQLKEDTVWSMENFNTYVNDRFRVAKGLPRDWVLGAFARRMQQIMKQCFFAVKSKLDRRLGLFDLIGCDFMVDEGFKVGEAARERLNGGQRSTRVSERRPLCWSSQVWLLEMNCNPALHTNCKVLKEI, encoded by the exons ATGTGTGTGACACTGGAGTTGCAG TCTCTGCTCCAGCTCGAGGTCATGTCATCTGAGACCAGGGTGGAGTCCTGCAGCGAGGGCCAGGGAGAGGACGCCAGgctggagaggaaacaagatgaGGAAACAGatagagaggaagtggaggttCCCTGTGAGGAAAACCATCCCACAGAAAGCCTGAGGCAAGAGGAGTCTTCGTCACTCGACCATAGTGACACGTATGTAGTGACATCAGAAGgcggagtggaggaggagacgaaAGAGAGCCGAGCTCGAGGGTCAG GTGTGTGTTCGGTGGAGCGACATGTCCGCAGGTCCCTCCCAAGGGGCTTGTCGACCTGCTCTTTCCCAGGCAAGGACAGGGAGCGGCAGGCAGAGGAGCCACGAGGGCCTGGCCCTTTCTACTACTTCGGAGGAACTAATGGggctgaaat AGTGAGCAGCTACTGTGAGAGCAGAGGATGGAAGAGGATTCACAACAAGCACAGGGAGGACTTTAAACTCAAGTGGTGTGAAACCAAATCATCAGCCAACTACTGCAACTTCAGAGaag GTGAACAGTTGGTGTACCAGGTTCCTAACAACAAGGTGCTGACCACTAAGATCGGCCTCCTCAGCAGTCTGCGAGAGTACGAGCGAGTCAGCAGCAAAGTCAACCACGGCCGAGGACTGAG GAGGCTGAAAATGGAAGAGTTCATGCCCACCACCTTCCGCATGGAcgtgagggaagagagagacgCCTTCTTCGCCCAGCAGGAGG GTGTGAGGAACAACGAGGGTCGCATGTGGATCTGTAAACCCACGGGTCTGAACCAGGGCAGAGGGATCTTTCTGCTGAAGAGCCAGGAAGAGCTGACCGCCTTCAGACTGAAGCTGCAGCACCTCGAGGAGAGTCAGGCCCACAGGAGGATGCGTCACTGCCGGCCTCAGGCTCGCATCGTCCAACA GTACATTCAGAGCCCGCTGCTGCTGAAGGGGAAGAAGTTTGACGTTCGCTCTTACCTGCTGATCGCCTGCACCGCACCTTACATGGTCTTCTTCCGCCACGGTTATGTGCGACTGACCTGCGACCTCTACGACCCCAGCTCCAACAACCTCTCCGCCCACCTGACCAATCAG TACATGCAGAAGAAGAACCCGCTGTACAGCCAGCTGAAGGAGGACACTGTGTGGTCCATGGAGAACTTCAACACCTACGTCAACGACAGGTTTCGCGTTGCCAAGGGTCTGCCCAGGGACTGGGTGCTGGGCGCCTTCGCA AGGCGGATGCAGCAGATCATGAAGCAGTGCTTCTTTGCGGTCAAATCCAAGTTAGACCGCCGCCTCGGCCTCTTCGACCTGATCGGCTGCGACTTCATGGTGGACGAGGGCTTCAAGGTGGGTGAGGCGGCGCGTGAACGTCTGAacggaggtcagaggtcaacgcGTGTGAGTGAACGACGTCCTCTCTGTTGGTCCTCACAGGTGTGGCTGCTGGAGATGAACTGTAACCCAGCTCTCCACACGAACTGCAAGGTCCTGAAGGAG ATTTGA
- the ttll10 gene encoding protein polyglycylase TTLL10 isoform X6, with the protein MCVTLELQSLLQLEVMSSETRVESCSEGQGEDARLERKQDEETDREEVEVPCEENHPTESLRQEESSSLDHSDTYVVTSEGGVEEETKESRARGSGVCSVERHVRRSLPRGLSTCSFPGKDRERQAEEPRGPGPFYYFGGTNGAEIVSSYCESRGWKRIHNKHREDFKLKWCETKSSANYCNFREGEQLVYQVPNNKVLTTKIGLLSSLREYERVSSKVNHGRGLRRLKMEEFMPTTFRMDVREERDAFFAQQEGVRNNEGRMWICKPTGLNQGRGIFLLKSQEELTAFRLKLQHLEESQAHRRMRHCRPQARIVQQYIQSPLLLKGKKFDVRSYLLIACTAPYMVFFRHGYVRLTCDLYDPSSNNLSAHLTNQYMQKKNPLYSQLKEDTVWSMENFNTYVNDRFRVAKGLPRDWVLGAFARRMQQIMKQCFFAVKSKLDRRLGLFDLIGCDFMVDEGFKVWLLEMNCNPALHTNCKVLKEI; encoded by the exons ATGTGTGTGACACTGGAGTTGCAG TCTCTGCTCCAGCTCGAGGTCATGTCATCTGAGACCAGGGTGGAGTCCTGCAGCGAGGGCCAGGGAGAGGACGCCAGgctggagaggaaacaagatgaGGAAACAGatagagaggaagtggaggttCCCTGTGAGGAAAACCATCCCACAGAAAGCCTGAGGCAAGAGGAGTCTTCGTCACTCGACCATAGTGACACGTATGTAGTGACATCAGAAGgcggagtggaggaggagacgaaAGAGAGCCGAGCTCGAGGGTCAG GTGTGTGTTCGGTGGAGCGACATGTCCGCAGGTCCCTCCCAAGGGGCTTGTCGACCTGCTCTTTCCCAGGCAAGGACAGGGAGCGGCAGGCAGAGGAGCCACGAGGGCCTGGCCCTTTCTACTACTTCGGAGGAACTAATGGggctgaaat AGTGAGCAGCTACTGTGAGAGCAGAGGATGGAAGAGGATTCACAACAAGCACAGGGAGGACTTTAAACTCAAGTGGTGTGAAACCAAATCATCAGCCAACTACTGCAACTTCAGAGaag GTGAACAGTTGGTGTACCAGGTTCCTAACAACAAGGTGCTGACCACTAAGATCGGCCTCCTCAGCAGTCTGCGAGAGTACGAGCGAGTCAGCAGCAAAGTCAACCACGGCCGAGGACTGAG GAGGCTGAAAATGGAAGAGTTCATGCCCACCACCTTCCGCATGGAcgtgagggaagagagagacgCCTTCTTCGCCCAGCAGGAGG GTGTGAGGAACAACGAGGGTCGCATGTGGATCTGTAAACCCACGGGTCTGAACCAGGGCAGAGGGATCTTTCTGCTGAAGAGCCAGGAAGAGCTGACCGCCTTCAGACTGAAGCTGCAGCACCTCGAGGAGAGTCAGGCCCACAGGAGGATGCGTCACTGCCGGCCTCAGGCTCGCATCGTCCAACA GTACATTCAGAGCCCGCTGCTGCTGAAGGGGAAGAAGTTTGACGTTCGCTCTTACCTGCTGATCGCCTGCACCGCACCTTACATGGTCTTCTTCCGCCACGGTTATGTGCGACTGACCTGCGACCTCTACGACCCCAGCTCCAACAACCTCTCCGCCCACCTGACCAATCAG TACATGCAGAAGAAGAACCCGCTGTACAGCCAGCTGAAGGAGGACACTGTGTGGTCCATGGAGAACTTCAACACCTACGTCAACGACAGGTTTCGCGTTGCCAAGGGTCTGCCCAGGGACTGGGTGCTGGGCGCCTTCGCA AGGCGGATGCAGCAGATCATGAAGCAGTGCTTCTTTGCGGTCAAATCCAAGTTAGACCGCCGCCTCGGCCTCTTCGACCTGATCGGCTGCGACTTCATGGTGGACGAGGGCTTCAAG GTGTGGCTGCTGGAGATGAACTGTAACCCAGCTCTCCACACGAACTGCAAGGTCCTGAAGGAG ATTTGA
- the ttll10 gene encoding protein polyglycylase TTLL10 isoform X2 has protein sequence MCVTLELQSLLQLEVMSSETRVESCSEGQGEDARLERKQDEETDREEVEVPCEENHPTESLRQEESSSLDHSDTYVVTSEGGVEEETKESRARGSGVCSVERHVRRSLPRGLSTCSFPGKDRERQAEEPRGPGPFYYFGGTNGAEIVSSYCESRGWKRIHNKHREDFKLKWCETKSSANYCNFREGEQLVYQVPNNKVLTTKIGLLSSLREYERVSSKVNHGRGLRRLKMEEFMPTTFRMDVREERDAFFAQQEGVRNNEGRMWICKPTGLNQGRGIFLLKSQEELTAFRLKLQHLEESQAHRRMRHCRPQARIVQQYIQSPLLLKGKKFDVRSYLLIACTAPYMVFFRHGYVRLTCDLYDPSSNNLSAHLTNQYMQKKNPLYSQLKEDTVWSMENFNTYVNDRFRVAKGLPRDWVLGAFARRMQQIMKQCFFAVKSKLDRRLGLFDLIGCDFMVDEGFKVGEAARERLNGGQRSTRVSERRPLCWSSQVWLLEMNCNPALHTNCKVLKEVIPSTVVETMDLTLEIFNKCRLRQRILPLSGQREFVLLYSGASPPGSEPTCNKRKTTKKTQKTEARRCKSGVEGKNASPASPGNVSGSGEGRGSSKSGLHRSASTATSPLFQNSSSVQRPSHSDSSLQTVRSKTPGPRVHLKLTTCTLRHHPKAADDPKLLTLALETRPFPPCARTPVREDGREGGEEAASAGSLCGSECKSPN, from the exons ATGTGTGTGACACTGGAGTTGCAG TCTCTGCTCCAGCTCGAGGTCATGTCATCTGAGACCAGGGTGGAGTCCTGCAGCGAGGGCCAGGGAGAGGACGCCAGgctggagaggaaacaagatgaGGAAACAGatagagaggaagtggaggttCCCTGTGAGGAAAACCATCCCACAGAAAGCCTGAGGCAAGAGGAGTCTTCGTCACTCGACCATAGTGACACGTATGTAGTGACATCAGAAGgcggagtggaggaggagacgaaAGAGAGCCGAGCTCGAGGGTCAG GTGTGTGTTCGGTGGAGCGACATGTCCGCAGGTCCCTCCCAAGGGGCTTGTCGACCTGCTCTTTCCCAGGCAAGGACAGGGAGCGGCAGGCAGAGGAGCCACGAGGGCCTGGCCCTTTCTACTACTTCGGAGGAACTAATGGggctgaaat AGTGAGCAGCTACTGTGAGAGCAGAGGATGGAAGAGGATTCACAACAAGCACAGGGAGGACTTTAAACTCAAGTGGTGTGAAACCAAATCATCAGCCAACTACTGCAACTTCAGAGaag GTGAACAGTTGGTGTACCAGGTTCCTAACAACAAGGTGCTGACCACTAAGATCGGCCTCCTCAGCAGTCTGCGAGAGTACGAGCGAGTCAGCAGCAAAGTCAACCACGGCCGAGGACTGAG GAGGCTGAAAATGGAAGAGTTCATGCCCACCACCTTCCGCATGGAcgtgagggaagagagagacgCCTTCTTCGCCCAGCAGGAGG GTGTGAGGAACAACGAGGGTCGCATGTGGATCTGTAAACCCACGGGTCTGAACCAGGGCAGAGGGATCTTTCTGCTGAAGAGCCAGGAAGAGCTGACCGCCTTCAGACTGAAGCTGCAGCACCTCGAGGAGAGTCAGGCCCACAGGAGGATGCGTCACTGCCGGCCTCAGGCTCGCATCGTCCAACA GTACATTCAGAGCCCGCTGCTGCTGAAGGGGAAGAAGTTTGACGTTCGCTCTTACCTGCTGATCGCCTGCACCGCACCTTACATGGTCTTCTTCCGCCACGGTTATGTGCGACTGACCTGCGACCTCTACGACCCCAGCTCCAACAACCTCTCCGCCCACCTGACCAATCAG TACATGCAGAAGAAGAACCCGCTGTACAGCCAGCTGAAGGAGGACACTGTGTGGTCCATGGAGAACTTCAACACCTACGTCAACGACAGGTTTCGCGTTGCCAAGGGTCTGCCCAGGGACTGGGTGCTGGGCGCCTTCGCA AGGCGGATGCAGCAGATCATGAAGCAGTGCTTCTTTGCGGTCAAATCCAAGTTAGACCGCCGCCTCGGCCTCTTCGACCTGATCGGCTGCGACTTCATGGTGGACGAGGGCTTCAAGGTGGGTGAGGCGGCGCGTGAACGTCTGAacggaggtcagaggtcaacgcGTGTGAGTGAACGACGTCCTCTCTGTTGGTCCTCACAGGTGTGGCTGCTGGAGATGAACTGTAACCCAGCTCTCCACACGAACTGCAAGGTCCTGAAGGAGGTGATACCCAGCACTGTTGTGGAGACGATGg ATTTGACTCTGGAGATCTTCAACAAGTGTCGTCTCCGGCAGAGGATCCTTCCTTTGTCCGGTCAGAGGGAGTTTGTGCTGCTCTACAGTGGAGCTTCACCTCCGGGGTCAGAGCCGACCTGCAACAAGAGAAAAACCACCAAAAAGACCCAGAAGACTGAAGCCAGGAGGTGTAAGTCGGGAGTTGAGGGTAAAAATGCGTCCCCAGCATCCCCTGGTAACGTCTCAGGGAGCGGTGAAGGACGGGGCAGTTCAAAGTCTGGCCTCCATCGCTCCGCTTCCACCGCCACCTCGCCTCTCTTTCAAAACTCATCATCAGTGCAGAGACCTTCACATTCAGACAGCAGCTTACAGACGGTGAGGAGTAAGACCCCCGGGCCTCGGGTCCATCTCAAGCTCACCACGTGCACTTTGCGTCACCACCCGAAGGCCGCGGACGACCCGAAGCTGTTGACGCTGGCGCTCGAGACGAGGCCGTTCCCTCCTTGTGCCAGAACTCCAGTGCGTGAGGATGGacgagaaggaggagaggaagcgg